Proteins co-encoded in one Paraburkholderia terrae genomic window:
- a CDS encoding Ku protein, whose translation MAHMIWKGAISFGLVHVPVQLYPATKSEKVGFNLLDKRSIDPIGYRQINKRTGKEVTRDNIVRGFEYEKDRYVVLTDEEIRAANPESTQTVDILAFVDAPDIPFLYLDTPYYLTPDRKGEKVYALLRDAMKATGKIGVANVVMHNKQHLAALIPVGPMLALNTLRWASEVRPFDEFKVPDESAKKSGVTARELDMAKKLIADMSDTWDPSEYKDTFRDDILALVDKKVQAGKTEEVMDIETPREARRSADILDLSDLLKRSLGRGGKGKTATRAATSDDADDEEEAPAKRRAPAKKAARRATGATAKTTARKTTSTAARKRRAA comes from the coding sequence ATGGCTCATATGATCTGGAAAGGCGCGATCAGCTTCGGTCTCGTCCATGTGCCGGTACAGCTGTATCCGGCGACCAAGTCCGAAAAAGTCGGCTTTAACCTGCTCGACAAGCGCTCGATCGATCCCATCGGCTATCGGCAGATCAACAAGCGCACGGGCAAGGAGGTGACGCGCGATAACATCGTGCGCGGCTTCGAATACGAGAAAGATCGCTACGTCGTGCTGACCGACGAGGAAATTCGCGCGGCGAATCCCGAGTCGACGCAGACTGTCGACATCCTCGCGTTCGTCGATGCACCCGATATCCCGTTTCTCTATCTCGACACGCCGTACTACCTCACGCCCGATCGCAAGGGCGAGAAGGTGTACGCGTTGTTGCGCGATGCGATGAAGGCGACGGGCAAGATCGGCGTCGCGAATGTCGTGATGCACAACAAGCAACATCTGGCCGCGCTGATTCCGGTTGGGCCGATGCTCGCGCTCAACACGCTGCGCTGGGCCTCGGAAGTGCGTCCATTCGATGAATTCAAGGTGCCCGACGAAAGCGCGAAGAAATCCGGCGTCACGGCGCGCGAACTCGACATGGCGAAAAAACTGATCGCCGACATGAGCGACACGTGGGACCCGTCCGAATACAAGGACACGTTCCGCGACGACATCCTCGCGCTGGTCGACAAGAAGGTGCAGGCCGGTAAGACGGAAGAAGTGATGGATATCGAAACGCCGCGCGAAGCGCGTCGGTCGGCGGATATTCTCGACTTGTCGGATCTGCTGAAGCGCAGCCTCGGACGCGGCGGCAAGGGCAAGACCGCCACGCGCGCAGCGACCAGCGATGACGCGGACGACGAGGAAGAGGCACCCGCGAAACGACGCGCACCTGCGAAGAAAGCGGCGCGCCGCGCGACCGGGGCAACCGCGAAGACAACCGCGCGCAAAACCACGAGCACGGCTGCGCGCAAGCGCCGCGCAGCCTGA
- a CDS encoding cytochrome P450: MHPSNATSNDADIARQFDLRHLDASFHADPYPVYHALRTHEPVKRMPDGSLFLTRYRDVQAVYRDPKTFSSDKKVEFAPKYGATPLFEHHTTSLVFNDPPLHTRVRKLIAGALTARAIAAMEDGLVRLVDGLLNHAAERGEIDLIGDFAAAIPVEVIGNLLDVPHDEREPLRDWSLAILGALEPSLTPAQHDRGNRAVTEFVAYLKDLVARRRAAPGDPQHDVLTRLIEGEANGEQLSEVELLQNCIFILNAGHETTTNLIGNGLVTLSEWTDERDALLREPALIESAVEECLRFESSNQLGNRMTMVDTEIGGVPVAAGTPVTLCIGAANRDPEQFAQPDRFDIRRTPNRHLAFGFGIHQCAGLSLARLEARIAIGRFVRRFPSYRISGEPTRGGRVRFRGYAAVPCTVE, encoded by the coding sequence ATGCACCCGTCCAACGCGACGTCGAACGATGCCGACATCGCCCGCCAGTTCGATTTACGACACCTCGACGCGTCGTTTCACGCGGACCCGTATCCCGTCTATCACGCGCTGCGCACGCACGAGCCCGTCAAGCGCATGCCGGACGGTTCGCTCTTCCTCACGCGCTATCGCGACGTGCAGGCCGTCTATCGCGATCCGAAAACGTTCAGTTCCGACAAGAAAGTCGAGTTCGCGCCGAAGTACGGAGCGACGCCGCTCTTCGAGCATCACACGACGAGCCTCGTCTTCAACGATCCGCCGCTGCATACACGCGTGCGCAAGCTGATCGCAGGCGCGTTGACAGCGCGCGCGATTGCCGCGATGGAGGACGGGCTGGTGCGTCTCGTCGACGGCTTGCTCAATCATGCGGCTGAGCGCGGCGAGATCGATCTGATCGGCGACTTCGCAGCGGCGATTCCTGTCGAGGTGATCGGCAATCTGCTCGACGTGCCGCACGACGAACGCGAGCCGTTGCGCGACTGGTCGCTTGCAATTCTCGGCGCGCTCGAACCTTCGCTCACGCCAGCGCAACACGACCGCGGCAATCGCGCGGTGACGGAATTCGTCGCGTATCTGAAGGATCTCGTCGCGCGACGCCGCGCCGCGCCGGGCGACCCGCAGCACGACGTGCTCACGCGCCTGATCGAGGGTGAAGCCAATGGCGAGCAGTTGTCCGAAGTCGAATTGCTGCAGAACTGCATCTTCATCCTGAACGCCGGCCATGAAACGACGACCAATCTGATCGGCAACGGCCTCGTCACGTTGAGCGAATGGACGGACGAACGCGATGCGTTGCTGCGCGAGCCGGCGCTGATCGAAAGCGCCGTAGAGGAATGCTTGCGCTTCGAGAGTTCGAACCAGCTCGGCAACCGGATGACGATGGTCGATACGGAAATCGGCGGCGTGCCGGTGGCGGCGGGCACGCCCGTCACACTGTGCATCGGCGCGGCGAACCGTGATCCCGAACAGTTTGCGCAACCGGACCGCTTCGACATCCGTCGCACACCGAACCGGCATCTCGCATTCGGTTTCGGCATTCATCAATGCGCGGGACTGTCGCTTGCGCGCCTCGAAGCTCGCATCGCCATTGGACGCTTCGTGCGGCGCTTTCCTTCATATCGAATCAGCGGCGAGCCGACACGCGGCGGACGCGTGCGCTTTCGTGGCTATGCGGCCGTGCCATGTACGGTCGAGTGA
- a CDS encoding glycoside hydrolase family 28 protein — MNTRIEHLASTPTRPARAASAWLASLSTALILTACGGGSGPAASDVSGGNVDNSGAVAPAAASSASDANATTPDQTASDVTPASDAAPASDASSTPAPGFQVGTATFDAALPPEPTLPTSAQICQTLPATLTAQSNGLLPDSADTANTAPDTTRIQAALTSCTNAASTGLSTNKVVRLTSGANGANAFLSGPLNLPSGVTLWIDRRVTLFASRDPRQFDKTQGTASCGLITASDNGCNALITAAKTSNSAVVGDGTIDGRGGSQLVSSVRDDPNLLKRPDGSAMSWWDIGYEANVVQNKSQNNPRLIQINNGSNFTLYRVTLQNAPKFHVVPSGVQGFTAWGVKIYTPTAAYEAMNNYKGVPYSTVNAKNTDGIDPASSGQITSNPGNPGKLTGDASNMLIAYTSIRTGDDNMAIKGGTASVNGRTYNITVAHSHFYEGHGMSIGSESAGSDNGVANADVTPVGGVFPSVSNVNVYDLTIDGADNGLRIKSDWSRGGLVSNIRYSNVCIRTGNQTSNPQALIFSPYYSPTKSLGLYPNLQGIALDGIRIVNASNYTFQGFNSASPVLLGSGWSAGTVGFPSPPVVSPLLISLNNVVADVTPLSMTVADAQFSIGEGGTTLPLQAGSGVTLTRAADAQVSPVDCSKAFVPFPAKS; from the coding sequence ATGAACACTCGCATCGAACATCTTGCATCGACGCCGACACGACCCGCGCGAGCGGCCTCGGCGTGGCTTGCTTCGCTTTCGACGGCGCTGATTCTCACGGCCTGCGGCGGTGGGTCGGGGCCGGCCGCGTCGGACGTATCGGGCGGCAACGTGGACAACAGCGGTGCTGTTGCGCCCGCTGCGGCTTCCAGCGCGAGCGACGCGAACGCTACGACACCCGATCAGACGGCCTCCGACGTAACGCCAGCCAGCGACGCCGCCCCCGCCAGCGATGCAAGCAGCACGCCCGCGCCGGGCTTCCAGGTCGGCACGGCGACATTCGATGCCGCACTGCCGCCCGAACCGACATTGCCAACTTCTGCACAAATCTGTCAGACGCTGCCCGCCACACTGACAGCGCAATCGAACGGCCTGCTGCCCGATAGCGCCGACACTGCCAACACGGCCCCCGACACCACGCGCATCCAGGCCGCGCTGACGTCATGCACGAACGCCGCGAGCACAGGCCTTTCGACGAACAAGGTCGTGCGCCTGACGTCCGGCGCGAATGGAGCGAACGCGTTCCTGTCCGGCCCGCTGAATCTGCCGAGCGGGGTCACGCTGTGGATCGACAGGCGCGTGACCTTGTTCGCATCGCGCGATCCGCGCCAGTTCGACAAGACCCAGGGCACGGCGAGCTGCGGCCTGATCACTGCCAGCGACAACGGCTGCAACGCGCTGATCACGGCCGCCAAGACGAGCAATAGCGCCGTCGTCGGCGACGGCACAATCGACGGGCGCGGCGGCAGCCAGCTTGTCAGCAGCGTGCGCGACGATCCCAATCTGCTCAAGCGCCCCGATGGCTCCGCGATGAGCTGGTGGGACATCGGCTATGAGGCGAACGTCGTGCAGAACAAGTCGCAGAACAACCCGCGTCTCATCCAGATCAACAATGGCAGCAATTTCACGCTGTATCGCGTGACGCTGCAGAACGCGCCGAAGTTTCACGTCGTGCCGAGCGGCGTGCAGGGCTTCACCGCATGGGGCGTCAAGATCTACACACCGACGGCCGCCTACGAGGCGATGAACAACTACAAAGGCGTGCCGTACAGCACCGTCAATGCAAAGAACACCGACGGCATCGATCCCGCGAGTTCAGGGCAGATCACGAGCAATCCAGGCAACCCTGGCAAGCTCACGGGCGACGCGAGCAACATGCTCATCGCGTACACATCGATCCGCACGGGCGACGACAACATGGCGATCAAGGGCGGCACCGCGTCCGTCAACGGCCGCACGTACAACATCACCGTCGCGCACAGCCACTTTTACGAAGGGCATGGGATGTCGATCGGCAGCGAGTCGGCGGGATCGGACAACGGCGTGGCCAACGCGGACGTGACGCCCGTGGGCGGCGTGTTCCCGAGCGTGAGCAACGTGAACGTGTATGACCTGACGATCGACGGTGCGGACAACGGCTTGCGCATCAAGTCCGACTGGAGCCGCGGCGGCCTCGTGTCGAACATCCGTTATTCGAATGTGTGCATTCGCACCGGCAACCAGACGTCGAACCCGCAGGCGCTGATTTTCTCGCCGTACTACAGTCCCACGAAAAGCCTCGGGCTGTATCCGAATCTGCAAGGTATCGCGCTCGACGGCATACGCATCGTGAACGCATCGAACTACACGTTCCAGGGCTTCAATTCGGCGAGTCCGGTTCTACTCGGCTCCGGCTGGTCGGCGGGAACGGTTGGATTCCCGAGTCCGCCTGTGGTCAGTCCGTTGCTGATCTCGCTGAACAACGTCGTCGCGGATGTGACGCCGCTCAGCATGACCGTTGCGGACGCACAGTTCTCGATTGGCGAAGGCGGCACGACGTTGCCGTTGCAGGCGGGCAGCGGGGTGACATTGACGCGCGCGGCGGACGCGCAGGTGTCGCCTGTCGATTGCAGCAAGGCGTTCGTGCCGTTCCCAGCGAAGTCGTGA
- the serB gene encoding phosphoserine phosphatase SerB — MNLVIQSLTPLAAEHHKPLVALSRGSKLTVIDPCAVRIENADLGQRADLDVYCGTHALDYAFVEAGRRLTDFGLVAMDMDSTLITIECIDEIADFCGLKAEVAAITEASMRGEIKDFNESLTRRVALLKGLDASALEKVYEQRLQLSPGAEKMLAGAKAAGMKTLLVSGGFTFFTEKLQARLGLDFTRANTLEIVDGKLTGRVLGEIVNADVKARTLREACDKLGIEPTRAIAMGDGSNDLKMMAAAGLSVAFRAKPVVREAASVAFNHVGLDGLLRLF, encoded by the coding sequence ATGAATCTCGTCATCCAAAGCCTCACGCCGCTTGCCGCCGAACATCACAAGCCGCTCGTCGCGCTGTCGCGCGGCTCGAAACTCACCGTGATCGATCCGTGCGCAGTGCGCATCGAAAACGCCGACCTCGGACAGCGCGCCGACCTCGACGTCTACTGCGGAACGCATGCGCTCGACTACGCGTTCGTCGAAGCGGGCCGACGTTTGACCGACTTCGGCCTCGTCGCCATGGACATGGATTCGACGCTGATCACGATCGAATGCATCGATGAAATCGCGGATTTTTGCGGTCTGAAGGCGGAAGTGGCGGCGATCACGGAAGCGTCGATGCGCGGCGAGATCAAGGACTTCAACGAGAGCCTGACGCGCCGCGTCGCGCTGCTGAAAGGCCTCGACGCAAGCGCGCTCGAAAAGGTCTACGAGCAACGTCTGCAACTGTCGCCCGGCGCAGAAAAGATGCTGGCGGGTGCAAAGGCGGCGGGCATGAAGACGCTGCTGGTATCGGGCGGCTTTACCTTCTTCACCGAGAAGCTCCAGGCGCGTCTCGGTCTCGATTTCACGCGCGCCAACACGCTGGAAATCGTCGACGGCAAGCTGACGGGCCGTGTGCTCGGCGAGATCGTCAACGCCGACGTGAAGGCGCGCACGCTGCGCGAAGCCTGCGACAAGCTCGGCATCGAGCCAACCCGCGCGATTGCGATGGGCGATGGATCGAACGATCTGAAGATGATGGCGGCGGCTGGCCTGTCCGTTGCGTTCCGCGCGAAGCCGGTTGTGCGCGAAGCGGCGAGCGTCGCATTCAATCACGTCGGACTGGATGGACTGTTGCGGCTTTTCTGA
- a CDS encoding cystathionine beta-lyase: MTQKTPKHGLQTRIVQPSDQLTPGWESFSVPVARASTVVFPDLAAMRALDWRNDAQWRYGLHATPTSIALAQRLAALEGGNHALLQPSGLSSISNVYFGLMKSGDDVLIPDNVYSPNRDHAEWLAKDFGITARYYDPMIGAGIADLIQPNTKLIWLEAPGSVTMEVSDIPAITAVARARGVVTAIDNTWSAGLSFRPFDHGVDISMQALTKYQSGGSDVLMGATITVDRDLHLKLKLARMRMGIGVSADDCSLILRSLPSMKVRFEQHDKSALELAKWLKTRPEIAVVLHPALPDCPGHEFYERDFTGAGGLFSVVFDARYTPEQIDRFCESLELFSLGWSWGGAQSLAMPYNVASMRTESQWPHRGTLVRFYVGLEDEADLRADIERCLVALG; encoded by the coding sequence ATGACTCAAAAGACTCCGAAGCACGGCTTGCAGACCCGCATCGTCCAGCCGTCCGATCAGCTGACGCCCGGTTGGGAATCGTTCTCGGTGCCCGTCGCGCGCGCCTCGACGGTCGTTTTTCCGGACCTCGCGGCGATGCGCGCGCTCGACTGGCGCAACGACGCCCAATGGCGCTACGGCCTGCACGCTACGCCGACGTCGATCGCTCTCGCGCAGCGCCTTGCTGCCCTCGAAGGCGGCAACCATGCGCTGTTGCAGCCGTCGGGGCTGTCGTCTATTTCGAACGTGTACTTCGGCCTGATGAAATCGGGCGACGACGTGCTGATCCCCGACAACGTCTATTCGCCGAACCGCGATCACGCCGAGTGGCTCGCGAAGGACTTCGGCATCACCGCGCGCTACTACGATCCGATGATCGGCGCGGGCATTGCCGACCTGATCCAGCCGAACACCAAGCTCATCTGGCTCGAAGCGCCCGGCTCGGTGACGATGGAAGTGTCCGACATTCCCGCGATCACGGCCGTGGCCCGCGCGCGCGGCGTCGTCACGGCGATCGACAACACGTGGTCGGCGGGTCTGTCGTTCCGTCCGTTCGATCACGGCGTCGATATTTCGATGCAGGCGCTCACGAAGTACCAGTCGGGCGGCAGTGACGTGCTGATGGGCGCGACGATCACCGTCGACCGCGATCTGCATCTGAAGCTGAAGCTGGCGCGCATGCGGATGGGCATCGGCGTGTCGGCGGACGATTGCTCGCTGATCCTGCGCAGTCTGCCGTCGATGAAAGTGCGTTTCGAGCAGCACGATAAAAGCGCGCTCGAACTAGCGAAGTGGCTGAAGACGCGTCCGGAAATCGCCGTGGTGCTGCATCCGGCCTTGCCCGATTGTCCCGGCCATGAATTCTACGAACGCGACTTCACGGGCGCGGGCGGGCTGTTCTCGGTCGTGTTCGACGCGCGCTATACGCCGGAACAGATCGACAGGTTCTGCGAATCGCTGGAACTGTTCTCGCTCGGCTGGAGCTGGGGCGGCGCGCAAAGTCTGGCGATGCCGTACAACGTCGCGTCGATGCGCACCGAATCGCAATGGCCGCATCGCGGCACGCTGGTGCGGTTCTACGTCGGTCTTGAAGACGAAGCGGATCTGCGCGCGGATATCGAGCGTTGCCTCGTCGCGCTGGGTTGA
- the bktB gene encoding beta-ketothiolase BktB: MQREVVVVSGVRTAIGDFGGSLKDFAPTDLGARVVREALSRASVSGDEVGHVVFGNVIHTEPKDMYLARVAALNGGVAQHAPALTVNRLCGSGLQAIVSAAQSVLLGDADIAIGGGAESMSRAPYIMPSARFGQRMGNASIVDMMLGALHDPFQTIHMGVTAENVAKKYDISRDVQDALALESHRRAAKAIESGYFKEQILPITIASKKGDTVFDTDEHVRMNATADDFAKLKAVFAKENGTVTAGNASGINDAAAAVVLMERSVAEKRGAKPLGRLVAYAHAGVDPNYMGIGPVPATQKALERAGLKVGDLDVIEANEAFAAQACAVSKELGLDPAKVNPNGSGISLGHPIGATGALITVKALYELQRIGGRYALVTMCIGGGQGIAAIFERI; the protein is encoded by the coding sequence ATGCAACGTGAAGTGGTGGTAGTGAGCGGCGTGCGCACGGCAATCGGCGACTTCGGCGGCAGCCTCAAAGACTTCGCGCCGACGGATCTCGGCGCGCGCGTGGTGCGCGAGGCGTTGTCGCGTGCAAGCGTTTCCGGCGACGAAGTCGGCCATGTCGTGTTCGGCAACGTCATCCATACCGAGCCGAAGGACATGTACCTCGCGCGTGTCGCGGCGCTCAACGGCGGCGTCGCGCAGCATGCGCCCGCGCTGACCGTGAACCGGCTGTGCGGCTCGGGCCTGCAGGCAATCGTATCGGCGGCGCAATCCGTGTTGCTCGGCGACGCGGATATCGCGATCGGCGGCGGCGCGGAAAGCATGAGCCGCGCGCCGTACATCATGCCGTCGGCGCGCTTCGGCCAGCGCATGGGCAACGCGAGCATCGTCGACATGATGCTCGGCGCGCTGCACGACCCGTTTCAGACGATCCACATGGGCGTAACGGCCGAGAACGTCGCGAAGAAATACGACATCTCGCGCGACGTGCAGGACGCGCTCGCGCTCGAATCGCACCGCCGCGCGGCGAAGGCGATCGAAAGCGGCTACTTCAAGGAACAGATTCTCCCCATCACGATCGCGTCGAAGAAAGGCGACACCGTCTTCGACACGGACGAGCACGTCCGCATGAACGCGACGGCCGACGACTTCGCAAAACTGAAGGCCGTGTTCGCGAAAGAAAACGGCACGGTCACGGCAGGCAATGCCTCGGGCATCAACGACGCGGCAGCGGCCGTCGTGCTGATGGAGCGCAGCGTCGCCGAGAAGCGCGGCGCGAAGCCGCTCGGCCGGCTGGTCGCGTACGCGCATGCGGGCGTCGACCCGAACTACATGGGCATCGGCCCCGTGCCGGCGACGCAGAAGGCGCTGGAGCGCGCCGGCCTGAAGGTCGGCGATCTCGACGTGATCGAAGCGAACGAAGCGTTTGCGGCGCAAGCCTGCGCCGTCAGCAAGGAGCTGGGCCTCGATCCCGCGAAGGTGAACCCGAACGGCTCGGGCATTTCGCTCGGCCATCCGATCGGCGCGACGGGCGCGCTCATCACCGTCAAGGCGCTGTACGAGTTGCAGCGTATCGGCGGCCGTTATGCGCTCGTGACGATGTGCATCGGCGGCGGGCAGGGCATTGCAGCGATCTTCGAGCGGATCTGA
- a CDS encoding sugar kinase: MLSNTPSILALGEAMVEFNQSGKDQPTYLQGFGGDTSNFCIAAARQGASTGFVSAVGNDPFGRLLLDLWQREQVDTSLVRVDDQAPTGVYFVSHGPSGHQFDYLRAGSAASRYAPRDLPLDAIAAAKVIHLSGISLAISVSACDAAFAAITHARANNVLVSFDTNLRLKLWPLARARAVMLEAIRQTDICLPSWDDVTELTGLTERDDIVDFLLAQGPRVVALKLGKEGSYIATPDERRVVPGHVVNAVDATGAGDCFGGAFIARIAAGDDPFQAARYANVAAALSTQGFGAVAPIPDRATVEQLLGA, encoded by the coding sequence ATGCTCTCGAACACACCGTCCATCCTCGCGCTAGGCGAGGCAATGGTCGAATTTAACCAGTCCGGCAAAGACCAGCCCACGTACCTGCAAGGCTTCGGCGGCGACACGTCTAACTTCTGCATCGCGGCCGCGCGGCAGGGCGCGTCGACGGGTTTCGTATCGGCTGTCGGCAATGACCCGTTCGGGCGTTTGCTCCTCGATCTGTGGCAGCGCGAGCAGGTCGATACCTCGCTCGTGCGCGTCGACGATCAGGCGCCGACGGGCGTGTATTTCGTGTCGCACGGTCCGTCCGGCCATCAGTTCGACTATCTGCGCGCGGGTTCCGCTGCGAGCCGCTACGCGCCGCGCGATCTGCCGCTCGACGCGATCGCCGCCGCGAAGGTGATCCATCTGTCCGGCATCAGTCTCGCGATCAGCGTGAGCGCCTGCGATGCCGCGTTCGCCGCGATCACTCACGCGCGCGCGAACAACGTGCTCGTGAGCTTCGACACGAACTTGCGCCTCAAGCTGTGGCCGCTCGCGCGGGCGCGCGCCGTGATGCTCGAAGCGATCCGCCAGACGGATATCTGCCTGCCCAGCTGGGACGACGTCACCGAACTGACGGGTTTGACGGAACGCGACGACATCGTCGATTTTCTGCTCGCCCAAGGGCCGCGTGTCGTCGCGCTGAAACTCGGCAAGGAAGGCTCGTATATCGCGACGCCTGACGAGCGCCGCGTCGTGCCCGGTCACGTCGTCAACGCCGTCGATGCGACGGGCGCGGGCGACTGCTTCGGCGGCGCGTTCATCGCGCGCATCGCCGCAGGCGACGATCCGTTCCAGGCGGCGCGCTACGCGAACGTCGCGGCCGCGCTGTCGACGCAAGGCTTCGGCGCCGTCGCGCCGATTCCCGATCGCGCGACGGTCGAACAGCTTCTCGGCGCCTGA
- the rimO gene encoding 30S ribosomal protein S12 methylthiotransferase RimO translates to MSQTSTPAAPTASIPKVGFVSLGCPKALVDSEQIITQLRAEGYEISGTYDGADLVVVNTCGFIDEAVQESLDAIGEALTENGKVIVTGCLGAKQSASGSNLIEEVHPKVLAVTGPHALGEVMQAVHSHLPKPHDPFVDLVPAAGVKLTPRHYAYLKISEGCNHRCTFCIIPSMRGDLVSRPVAEVMLEAENLFKSGVKELLVISQDTSAYGVDVKYRTGFWNGKPIKTRMTDLVGALGELAAQYGAWVRLHYVYPYPSVDEVIPMMAEGPLKGHVLPYLDVPFQHAHPEVLKRMKRPANAEKVLERVRAWREICPDLTIRSTFIAGFPGETDEQFETLLDFIREAELDRVGCFAYSPVEGAGANELDGALPDEVREARRARFMEVAEEVSAKRIARKVGKTLKVLVDEINADGGIGRTAADAPEIDGVVYIAPATKASKRYKVGDFVSVKITGADGHDLWGEV, encoded by the coding sequence ATGTCGCAGACTTCGACCCCCGCCGCGCCGACCGCTTCGATTCCGAAGGTCGGGTTCGTTTCCCTCGGATGCCCGAAAGCCCTCGTCGACTCCGAACAGATCATCACGCAACTGCGCGCGGAGGGCTACGAAATCTCCGGCACCTATGACGGCGCGGACCTCGTCGTCGTCAACACCTGCGGCTTCATCGACGAAGCCGTCCAGGAAAGCCTCGATGCCATCGGCGAAGCGCTCACGGAAAACGGCAAAGTGATCGTCACCGGCTGCCTCGGCGCAAAGCAGAGCGCGAGCGGCTCGAACCTGATCGAGGAAGTGCATCCGAAGGTGCTCGCCGTGACGGGCCCGCATGCGCTCGGCGAAGTGATGCAGGCCGTGCATAGCCACCTGCCGAAACCGCACGATCCGTTCGTCGATCTCGTGCCCGCCGCGGGCGTCAAACTCACGCCGCGTCACTATGCGTATCTGAAGATTTCCGAAGGCTGTAATCACCGCTGCACGTTCTGCATCATCCCGTCGATGCGTGGCGACCTCGTGTCGCGTCCCGTCGCCGAAGTCATGCTCGAAGCGGAGAACCTGTTCAAGTCGGGCGTGAAGGAACTGCTCGTGATCTCGCAGGACACGAGCGCGTACGGCGTCGACGTCAAGTACCGCACCGGCTTCTGGAACGGCAAGCCGATCAAGACGCGCATGACGGACCTCGTCGGCGCGCTCGGCGAACTCGCCGCGCAGTACGGCGCATGGGTGCGTCTGCATTACGTGTATCCGTATCCGAGCGTCGACGAAGTGATTCCGATGATGGCGGAAGGCCCGCTGAAGGGCCACGTGCTGCCGTATCTCGACGTGCCGTTCCAACACGCGCATCCCGAAGTGCTCAAGCGCATGAAGCGTCCTGCAAACGCCGAGAAAGTGCTCGAGCGCGTGCGCGCATGGCGCGAGATCTGCCCGGACCTGACCATCCGCAGCACGTTTATCGCGGGTTTCCCAGGCGAGACGGACGAGCAGTTCGAAACGCTGCTCGACTTCATCCGCGAGGCGGAACTGGATCGCGTCGGCTGTTTCGCGTATTCGCCTGTCGAAGGGGCGGGTGCGAACGAACTCGACGGCGCACTGCCCGATGAAGTCCGCGAGGCGCGCCGCGCGCGTTTCATGGAAGTCGCGGAAGAAGTATCGGCGAAGCGCATCGCGCGCAAGGTCGGTAAGACGCTGAAGGTGCTGGTCGACGAAATCAATGCCGATGGCGGCATCGGCCGCACGGCGGCGGATGCGCCGGAGATCGACGGTGTGGTCTATATCGCGCCAGCGACCAAGGCGTCGAAGCGCTACAAGGTCGGCGATTTCGTTTCGGTGAAGATCACGGGTGCTGACGGCCACGATCTGTGGGGCGAGGTCTAA
- a CDS encoding DUF3800 domain-containing protein → MSYICYIDEAGCSALLPAGKTNIQPLLVIAGLIIHQEALADITHDFLTLKRTYFPGLLKSPHPLDDVREEIKGSDLRRAIRKRGHQAKTEFRFIDDTLALLENFQCHVLGTVWIKGIATPFRARETYTRSVQYACSGFQSFLEQRRARGLMVADFRTTQLNDQVAHSIFTQKYRARGDPFDRLLELPTFGISNNHVGLQLTDVLSSALLFPMASSAYCFGRVTGVHVNGRDLVIRRRYAKRLKQLQFKSDTRWSIGVVDHHERRSSAALFVVPPVKVQPATDHFQPELGTRCIAIPAGRYGDRLQSVSVRIIAPVA, encoded by the coding sequence TTGTCATACATCTGCTATATCGACGAAGCAGGATGCAGCGCTCTTCTTCCAGCAGGAAAAACTAATATCCAACCATTGCTCGTCATTGCCGGCCTGATAATCCATCAGGAGGCGCTTGCTGATATAACGCACGACTTTCTGACATTAAAGCGGACATATTTCCCCGGTTTACTTAAATCACCCCATCCGCTTGATGATGTCCGCGAAGAGATCAAAGGGTCCGACTTGCGAAGGGCAATTCGAAAGCGCGGTCATCAAGCCAAGACCGAGTTCAGATTCATCGACGACACGTTGGCCCTGCTTGAGAATTTTCAATGCCACGTTCTAGGTACCGTCTGGATCAAAGGCATCGCTACCCCGTTCAGGGCGCGTGAAACTTACACGCGCTCGGTCCAATACGCGTGTAGCGGGTTTCAATCTTTCCTTGAACAACGGAGGGCGCGCGGCCTCATGGTGGCGGATTTCCGGACGACGCAACTGAACGATCAGGTCGCGCATTCCATCTTTACGCAGAAGTACCGTGCCAGGGGCGATCCATTCGACCGCCTGCTTGAATTGCCCACGTTCGGGATCAGCAATAACCACGTTGGACTTCAATTGACAGACGTCCTGTCAAGTGCGCTTCTGTTTCCGATGGCCTCGTCGGCATACTGCTTCGGGCGCGTGACAGGCGTCCACGTCAATGGTCGCGATCTGGTCATTCGCCGGCGATATGCAAAGCGCTTGAAGCAACTTCAGTTCAAGTCGGATACGCGGTGGAGCATCGGCGTCGTCGATCATCACGAGAGGCGTTCGTCGGCGGCATTATTCGTCGTCCCGCCCGTCAAGGTCCAGCCTGCGACCGACCATTTTCAACCTGAGTTGGGAACGCGCTGCATAGCGATTCCTGCCGGGCGCTACGGCGATAGACTACAGTCTGTGTCTGTGCGGATCATTGCCCCCGTTGCTTGA